One genomic window of Boudabousia tangfeifanii includes the following:
- the rimM gene encoding ribosome maturation factor RimM (Essential for efficient processing of 16S rRNA), giving the protein MSENMELTVAVIGAPVGLKGYVRLDVRTDSLRERFAPGNQLNTNPAKHGPLTVQGLRKQGGSIICAFKEITDRTAAQALTGVELLAPALSELAEDEFYPYELEGLLVKDLAGNELGTVNRLVFGSGHDYLEVTTPEGEDVLVPFVKALVPEVDLEKEEVVMDPPGGLFPGHGTALEAR; this is encoded by the coding sequence ATGAGTGAAAATATGGAATTAACAGTCGCCGTGATCGGGGCACCGGTGGGGCTAAAAGGCTATGTTCGTCTAGACGTACGTACTGACTCTTTACGTGAACGTTTTGCCCCAGGAAACCAGTTAAATACGAATCCGGCAAAGCACGGCCCTTTGACGGTCCAAGGGCTAAGAAAACAAGGTGGCAGTATTATCTGCGCTTTTAAAGAGATCACTGATCGGACGGCTGCGCAAGCTCTTACTGGGGTCGAACTTTTAGCACCGGCACTTTCGGAGTTGGCAGAAGATGAGTTTTATCCTTATGAACTCGAGGGACTTTTAGTCAAGGACCTAGCTGGAAATGAACTGGGTACTGTGAACCGCTTAGTTTTCGGATCTGGCCATGATTATTTGGAAGTGACTACACCTGAAGGGGAAGACGTCCTCGTCCCATTTGTGAAGGCACTCGTGCCTGAAGTTGACCTCGAGAAGGAAGAAGTAGTAATGGACCCGCCAGGTGGATTATTCCCTGGCCACGGAACTGCGCTAGAAGCAAGGTGA
- the trmD gene encoding tRNA (guanosine(37)-N1)-methyltransferase TrmD, with protein MRFDVITIFPDFFAPLKLSLIGKAQEKGTLDLHVHDLRDWTDDPRRTVDDSPYGGGAGMVMRLDIWAKALQAVAQMSSSAMSDSARPSQLDIPNGASEQGGEDRRILMIPTPSGRRLTQDWAQELAAAKQLVFACGRYEGIDSRFATYAQRQSDFEVQEFSLGDYVLNGGESATMVLIEAVARLVPEVIGNEASLVEESHGNNGLLEYSVFTRPWTFAELEPPAWLKSGDHALVDYWRHREALERTWLRRPDLLAPSGKAFEALTIADEAYLLTLGWPGKTGDWFWLLGEGAVTSVGRRANIDQSPENQWEADLLTTPDKEDSAIALLQVTQVEPMDEASWSVIDNDQEFSSIADLPQDKTKPALSSDDELAILALLDKFRASYGPMAPVDTSAFLALPEGAKLSEVARHAGRVKAASGKQVHACLKALDPKRTGRLKNRVIYKLKFGY; from the coding sequence ATGCGTTTTGACGTAATTACAATTTTCCCTGATTTTTTCGCTCCATTAAAGCTATCTTTGATTGGAAAAGCTCAAGAAAAGGGCACCTTGGATCTGCATGTTCATGATCTTCGTGACTGGACTGATGATCCTCGGCGAACAGTTGACGATAGCCCTTATGGAGGAGGCGCCGGGATGGTTATGCGTCTCGATATTTGGGCTAAAGCTCTCCAAGCTGTAGCCCAAATGTCCAGTAGCGCCATGTCCGACTCGGCGCGTCCCAGCCAGCTTGATATCCCTAATGGGGCTAGCGAGCAAGGTGGCGAAGATCGTCGCATCCTCATGATTCCTACTCCCTCAGGAAGACGATTAACGCAAGACTGGGCGCAAGAGTTAGCGGCAGCCAAGCAGTTGGTATTTGCCTGCGGACGATATGAAGGGATCGATTCGCGTTTTGCCACTTATGCTCAGCGTCAGAGCGATTTCGAGGTTCAAGAGTTTTCACTTGGAGACTATGTACTAAATGGAGGTGAATCGGCCACCATGGTACTGATCGAGGCGGTTGCTCGTTTGGTGCCAGAAGTGATCGGCAATGAAGCCTCTTTGGTGGAAGAATCTCATGGCAATAATGGGTTGCTAGAGTATTCTGTTTTTACTCGTCCATGGACTTTTGCGGAGCTAGAACCGCCTGCTTGGCTCAAGAGTGGGGATCACGCTTTGGTTGATTATTGGCGGCATCGTGAAGCTTTGGAACGTACTTGGCTACGGCGTCCCGATTTGTTGGCGCCTAGCGGCAAAGCCTTTGAAGCATTAACTATTGCTGATGAAGCTTATCTATTAACTTTAGGGTGGCCGGGAAAAACAGGTGACTGGTTTTGGTTATTGGGCGAGGGCGCTGTAACTAGTGTGGGACGACGAGCAAATATTGATCAGTCTCCCGAAAATCAGTGGGAAGCGGATCTGCTAACTACCCCAGATAAGGAAGACTCTGCTATTGCGTTACTGCAAGTTACGCAGGTCGAACCCATGGATGAGGCATCCTGGTCTGTCATTGACAATGATCAGGAGTTTTCCTCGATTGCAGACTTGCCTCAGGATAAAACGAAACCAGCGCTAAGCTCTGATGATGAGTTAGCTATTTTGGCCTTGCTTGATAAATTCCGTGCTTCCTATGGTCCGATGGCTCCAGTTGATACTTCTGCTTTTCTCGCATTGCCCGAAGGAGCAAAGCTTTCTGAGGTAGCACGACATGCCGGACGAGTTAAAGCAGCTAGCGGAAAACAAGTCCATGCTTGCCTTAAGGCTCTAGACCCCAAACGTACGGGCAGGCTAAAAAATAGGGTAATCTACAAACTTAAGTTTGGGTATTAA
- the rplS gene encoding 50S ribosomal protein L19, whose protein sequence is MKKFDALDAAQLRDEVPYFRAGDTVKVNVKVVEGNRSRIQVFQGIVIARRGSGVSATFTVRKVSFGVGVERTFPVHAPTIESIEVVTRGKVRRAKLYYLRDRHGKAAKVKERRIRSAK, encoded by the coding sequence ATGAAGAAGTTTGACGCACTAGACGCAGCTCAGCTCCGCGATGAAGTACCTTACTTCCGCGCAGGTGATACCGTCAAAGTCAACGTGAAAGTTGTTGAAGGTAACCGTTCCCGTATCCAGGTTTTCCAGGGTATCGTCATTGCCCGTCGCGGCTCTGGCGTCAGCGCTACCTTCACCGTCCGCAAGGTTTCCTTCGGTGTTGGCGTTGAGCGTACTTTCCCAGTACACGCTCCAACCATTGAATCCATCGAGGTTGTAACCCGCGGTAAGGTTCGTCGCGCCAAGTTGTACTACTTGCGTGACCGCCACGGCAAGGCTGCTAAGGTCAAGGAACGTCGTATCCGCTCCGCTAAGTGA
- the lepB gene encoding signal peptidase I: MSTLEFFPDNLPDPEPRNRPAHLRSKNEERSVGGQVFDFLLILVLVLVTIAGVRHFVAQRFYIPTGSMEQTIMPEDYVLASRLTPNTVPVRRGDIVVFHDSGHWLGEANSDKVPVWEKGLVWLGLKGDRSSQQLIKRVIGLPGDRVSCCSPEGRLVVNGIAVKEPYLAPGTLPSEEPFDVRVPEGRIWVMGDNRQNSADSRAHMDLDGKGSVPLSDVLGRAVAITWPISRMSFLEDYSEVFSQVPNAK, encoded by the coding sequence GTGAGCACTTTAGAATTTTTCCCCGATAATCTGCCCGATCCTGAGCCTCGTAATCGCCCCGCACACTTGCGGTCGAAGAATGAGGAACGTTCGGTTGGGGGACAAGTTTTTGACTTCTTGCTGATCCTAGTCTTGGTGCTAGTTACGATTGCGGGAGTTCGTCACTTTGTAGCGCAACGCTTCTATATTCCAACTGGCTCGATGGAGCAAACCATTATGCCTGAGGACTATGTTTTGGCATCACGTTTGACCCCAAATACTGTCCCAGTTCGGCGCGGAGATATTGTGGTCTTCCATGATTCCGGGCATTGGTTAGGCGAAGCGAATTCCGACAAAGTTCCCGTTTGGGAAAAGGGCCTTGTTTGGCTGGGGCTTAAAGGCGATCGCAGTTCTCAACAGTTGATTAAGCGAGTAATTGGCTTGCCTGGCGACCGCGTGTCGTGTTGTAGCCCTGAAGGTCGCCTAGTAGTTAACGGCATTGCGGTTAAGGAGCCTTATCTTGCTCCCGGTACGCTTCCGTCCGAGGAACCTTTTGATGTTCGTGTTCCCGAAGGCCGTATTTGGGTAATGGGAGACAATCGCCAAAATAGTGCAGATTCGCGTGCTCACATGGATTTAGACGGTAAGGGTAGCGTTCCCTTATCAGACGTTCTAGGACGCGCCGTAGCGATCACTTGGCCCATTAGTCGGATGTCCTTCCTTGAGGATTATTCAGAAGTATTTAGCCAAGTTCCAAACGCTAAATGA
- a CDS encoding ribonuclease HII: MTKQFASSQFEQELLRDFQLVGGMDEVGRGALAGPVGIGLCVISAATKPAPPTLADSKLLAAKTRESLVSVVEEWAEGATVTYGTSQEIDQLGIIGAQRLAGWRALEQMRNKQLLPSVVILDGCHDWLSPPQDLFASMELETQFPELFSVFPKVIMRVKADRDLTVVAAASVLAKVSRDAFMKALPDPGYGWAQNVGYGTKTHLLGLDALGPSEYHRMSWKVNGQSLETQTKGNK, translated from the coding sequence ATGACCAAGCAATTTGCTAGTTCCCAGTTTGAGCAGGAGCTATTGCGTGACTTCCAGCTAGTTGGCGGGATGGACGAGGTCGGTCGTGGGGCTTTGGCCGGTCCGGTAGGGATCGGTCTTTGCGTGATTTCAGCTGCAACAAAACCTGCCCCACCAACCTTGGCTGATTCTAAACTATTAGCAGCTAAAACTCGCGAATCCTTGGTTTCAGTAGTTGAGGAATGGGCCGAAGGCGCTACTGTCACTTATGGCACCAGCCAAGAGATTGATCAGTTAGGGATTATCGGTGCGCAACGATTGGCTGGTTGGAGAGCCCTCGAACAGATGCGTAATAAGCAGTTATTACCCTCTGTAGTGATTCTTGATGGCTGTCACGATTGGCTTTCACCGCCACAGGATCTTTTCGCTAGCATGGAGCTGGAAACTCAATTTCCGGAATTATTTTCGGTCTTTCCGAAAGTGATTATGCGAGTTAAAGCAGACCGTGATTTAACTGTGGTGGCAGCAGCTTCAGTTTTAGCTAAAGTTAGTCGAGATGCTTTTATGAAAGCTTTGCCTGACCCTGGATATGGGTGGGCCCAAAATGTAGGATATGGGACGAAAACTCATTTACTCGGTTTGGACGCTTTAGGGCCAAGCGAATATCATCGAATGAGTTGGAAAGTCAACGGACAAAGTCTAGAGACACAAACGAAGGGTAATAAATGA
- a CDS encoding DUF2469 domain-containing protein, with product MSREDLERYENEHELALFKEYRDVLALFTYVVETDRRFYLANHVDVQVQSTGTEVFFEVTLADAWVWDIYRSSRFVKRVRVITFKDVNVEEIAKSELMPS from the coding sequence ATGAGCCGCGAAGATCTTGAGCGATACGAAAATGAACACGAGCTCGCTCTTTTCAAAGAGTACCGAGATGTGCTGGCACTTTTTACCTACGTGGTAGAAACTGACCGTCGTTTTTACCTGGCAAACCATGTCGATGTGCAGGTACAGTCAACTGGCACTGAGGTTTTCTTTGAGGTGACCTTAGCCGATGCATGGGTCTGGGATATTTATCGTTCTTCCCGTTTCGTCAAGCGAGTACGCGTTATTACATTTAAAGACGTTAACGTAGAAGAGATTGCCAAAAGTGAACTAATGCCCTCT